The Vibrio tasmaniensis genome includes a region encoding these proteins:
- a CDS encoding ABC transporter substrate-binding protein produces MADFKQLGRCLLLGAALYTPLTIAADKELVILTTFSQAPITALVDDFTQHYPDAEVRIVHRRTQSSLQLLSKSYMKDIDLVLSSSPFLMQELSNEHRLVDMSSNVQVPKWLSAYLLPNNEQVVAFGYSGAGIVWNKDYLAANHLPEPKWFQDLTNPLYFGHVTMSTPSRSGTTQLMVESVLSRYGWKEGWRILLNVGANLATISSRSFGVADYIAKGKLGIGPTIDSYALISQRKFDYVGFAYDQDFTLMPTYIAQINRGESDKLAEAFVAHLLSKQVQEQMESSAISKTALYDTARYSGDNPVLDLKQVMPREALINLIFDTAITKRLPELQDAWLTLIKLNLLIGENPEQPCSLKTIENQLFELPLSEEQITTIAQKLATMDKDSEVGMTHYQALLAEFSHELGRAMSEKLDNVNQQLAHCRGLGK; encoded by the coding sequence ATGGCTGATTTCAAGCAATTAGGGCGTTGTTTACTTCTGGGCGCCGCGCTTTATACACCACTCACAATCGCAGCAGATAAAGAGCTGGTAATACTCACTACTTTTTCTCAAGCGCCTATTACTGCTTTGGTGGATGACTTTACGCAACATTATCCTGATGCGGAAGTCAGAATCGTGCATCGTCGTACTCAATCGAGTCTGCAATTGCTAAGCAAAAGCTATATGAAGGATATCGACTTGGTATTAAGCTCATCTCCATTTTTGATGCAAGAGCTTTCTAATGAGCATCGCTTAGTTGATATGTCGTCTAACGTACAAGTTCCGAAATGGTTATCAGCCTATCTATTGCCGAATAACGAACAAGTTGTTGCGTTTGGATATTCTGGAGCGGGGATTGTTTGGAATAAAGATTATTTAGCCGCTAACCATTTACCAGAACCGAAGTGGTTTCAAGATCTGACAAACCCTCTGTACTTTGGACATGTCACCATGAGTACACCAAGTCGCTCAGGAACAACTCAATTGATGGTTGAGAGTGTACTTAGTCGATATGGTTGGAAAGAGGGCTGGCGTATATTGCTCAACGTAGGAGCGAATTTAGCGACGATTTCATCTCGCAGCTTCGGAGTTGCGGATTATATTGCCAAAGGCAAGTTAGGTATTGGGCCTACAATTGACAGCTATGCTTTGATTTCCCAGCGTAAATTTGATTATGTCGGCTTTGCTTATGATCAAGACTTTACGCTCATGCCAACTTACATTGCCCAGATAAATCGTGGTGAGAGCGACAAATTGGCAGAAGCCTTTGTTGCGCATTTGCTTTCAAAACAAGTTCAAGAGCAAATGGAAAGCAGCGCAATTTCAAAAACGGCCCTCTATGATACGGCTCGATACAGTGGTGATAATCCAGTGCTCGACCTAAAACAGGTGATGCCGAGAGAAGCACTGATCAATTTGATTTTTGATACCGCGATTACAAAGCGTCTTCCAGAGTTACAAGACGCTTGGCTCACCCTCATTAAACTTAATCTGCTTATTGGAGAGAATCCTGAACAACCGTGTTCTCTCAAGACGATCGAGAACCAGTTGTTTGAACTGCCACTGAGCGAAGAGCAAATTACGACCATTGCTCAAAAGTTGGCGACAATGGATAAAGACTCCGAAGTTGGTATGACGCACTACCAAGCGTTGTTGGCGGAGTTTTCTCATGAATTGGGGCGCGCGATGTCGGAAAAATTGGACAACGTAAATCAACAATTGGCTCACTGTCGGGGGCTAGGGAAATAG
- a CDS encoding ATP-binding protein, with amino-acid sequence MLYPKYKTIGARLVAAFACSTLLLTVVCVVAWATWNSLDNQVRILLEDSVPKYNASYFLESKTSEINRRVEALQVVDNKVQLNEQAIQVNEELASISTVLKSNRMNSEFYQLLESEAGLTSLLAKYVDLISTRIDQNRRVDQLMEQINWLHQDIRSELKPLRQEVHWQIERVNDPKDIQSLLAQLSTLQKVIDVESAVYDMAIDVSEASMPEQVDNGMKVIYFRLLDLQESSTTLMNQPTSIAYKQLQQELVVVLSPDGAFEKQLMSLVKLNGGIKKMQEQIALSMDAIHQQIGELVLTADYTFKQVKTETAERVSYGNHVLLVCFSISIMTSMFLTYYFINRRIVARLIGLGDSIDAIIKNDLNHPVVVDGNDEIGRLSEKLIEYGEKVQEIQRTNALSLINNTTASLITSDLNGVVESANLSARKLLKLGEVNKSCSIWEYFPESCREQLKKVFDGSHLWIELGKVHVTLSLGGEQPKYVRFDIRPFAHGAEYKLIMTITDVTHQEVATRTLESRVLEKTQDLLLKNQQLENEIEERIRTEDNLKKTQDELIQAAKMAVVGQTMTSLAHELNQPLNAMSTYLYSARMFVQQDNPDKVSESITHIEGLTTRMSKIINSLRQFARKPVGESEAKPVSIHEVAEQASTIVNTRAKRQQITIENRLPDDVKVQGDMLALEQIFINVLVNGCDALMESTREDKKRIKMELVDRSKQTTLVAISDNAVGFGEEIVPRIFQPFVSTKEVGLGLGMNICKSLIEKHKGNIYLASSLEKGAMVVLELPNDQ; translated from the coding sequence GTGTTATACCCGAAATATAAAACCATAGGGGCTCGCTTAGTTGCAGCTTTCGCTTGCAGTACGCTTTTACTCACGGTGGTGTGTGTGGTTGCTTGGGCCACTTGGAACAGCTTAGACAATCAGGTGAGGATTTTGTTGGAAGATAGCGTGCCCAAATACAACGCCAGCTATTTTCTCGAAAGTAAAACGAGTGAAATAAACCGACGCGTTGAAGCGCTTCAAGTCGTTGATAACAAAGTACAGCTGAATGAACAAGCTATACAGGTGAATGAGGAGCTAGCTTCAATTTCAACGGTTCTAAAAAGCAATAGAATGAATTCTGAGTTCTATCAGTTGCTTGAATCGGAAGCAGGGCTTACCTCGTTACTGGCAAAGTATGTTGATCTGATTTCCACTCGAATTGATCAAAATCGGCGTGTCGATCAACTGATGGAACAAATTAACTGGCTTCACCAAGATATTCGCTCCGAGCTCAAACCTCTTCGTCAAGAGGTGCATTGGCAGATTGAGCGGGTAAACGATCCAAAAGATATTCAGAGTTTGTTGGCTCAACTGAGTACATTACAAAAGGTAATCGACGTTGAATCGGCTGTGTATGACATGGCCATTGACGTTTCAGAAGCCTCAATGCCAGAACAGGTCGATAATGGTATGAAAGTGATTTACTTTCGCCTGTTGGATCTTCAAGAAAGCAGCACAACGTTAATGAACCAACCAACCTCAATAGCTTACAAACAGTTGCAGCAAGAACTTGTCGTTGTGTTGAGCCCTGATGGTGCATTCGAAAAACAACTTATGTCATTGGTGAAACTCAACGGTGGCATCAAAAAGATGCAAGAGCAGATTGCACTTAGTATGGATGCCATTCATCAACAAATCGGTGAATTGGTTCTTACCGCCGACTACACGTTCAAGCAAGTGAAAACTGAAACGGCCGAGCGTGTGTCATATGGCAATCACGTTTTGCTCGTTTGTTTCAGTATCTCGATCATGACGAGTATGTTCTTGACGTATTACTTTATCAATCGCCGAATTGTGGCGCGTTTGATAGGACTGGGTGACAGTATTGATGCCATCATCAAAAATGACCTAAATCATCCAGTTGTGGTGGACGGAAATGATGAAATCGGACGTTTAAGTGAAAAGCTCATCGAATATGGTGAAAAGGTTCAGGAAATTCAGCGAACTAATGCCTTGAGTTTAATCAACAATACCACGGCGAGTTTGATCACCAGTGATCTCAACGGAGTGGTGGAATCTGCCAATTTGAGTGCTCGTAAGTTATTGAAACTTGGTGAAGTAAACAAAAGTTGCTCGATTTGGGAGTATTTCCCAGAAAGTTGCCGAGAACAGCTAAAAAAGGTATTCGATGGCTCGCACTTGTGGATTGAACTGGGAAAAGTTCATGTGACCTTGTCACTTGGAGGAGAGCAGCCTAAATACGTACGTTTCGATATTCGCCCTTTTGCCCACGGGGCTGAATACAAACTTATCATGACTATCACTGATGTGACTCATCAAGAAGTTGCTACGCGAACATTGGAAAGTCGAGTGTTAGAAAAAACGCAAGACTTATTGCTGAAGAACCAGCAGCTAGAAAACGAAATCGAAGAGCGAATTCGAACTGAAGACAATCTTAAAAAAACACAAGATGAACTCATTCAAGCTGCGAAAATGGCGGTTGTAGGCCAAACCATGACGAGCTTAGCGCATGAGCTTAACCAGCCACTAAATGCGATGTCGACGTATTTGTACAGCGCGAGAATGTTTGTTCAACAAGACAACCCAGATAAGGTCAGCGAGTCGATCACACATATCGAGGGCTTAACGACTCGGATGAGCAAAATTATCAACAGTTTGCGCCAGTTCGCACGGAAGCCAGTCGGTGAGAGTGAAGCGAAGCCTGTATCTATTCATGAAGTCGCGGAGCAAGCGTCGACCATAGTGAATACGCGTGCAAAACGTCAACAGATCACGATAGAAAATAGGTTACCTGATGATGTGAAAGTTCAAGGTGATATGTTGGCGTTAGAACAGATTTTCATCAATGTCTTAGTAAACGGCTGCGATGCGCTAATGGAAAGCACAAGAGAAGATAAAAAACGAATTAAAATGGAATTGGTGGACCGGAGTAAGCAAACCACACTGGTTGCGATCAGTGACAATGCTGTTGGTTTTGGCGAAGAGATTGTGCCACGGATTTTTCAGCCTTTTGTTTCGACAAAAGAGGTTGGGTTAGGTCTAGGAATGAATATTTGTAAATCATTAATAGAAAAGCATAAAGGAAATATCTACCTCGCGTCCTCACTAGAAAAAGGTGCGATGGTTGTGTTGGAGTTACCTAATGATCAATAA
- a CDS encoding sigma-54-dependent transcriptional regulator, with protein MINNQYSVLLVDDDQDVLDSYSYLMNISSIKSKAINDPTQALQYVSPDWAGVVILDMYMPQMHGLELLKLIKSVDERIPVIVITGHGDIPIAVDAVKQGACEFLEKPINPAGLLTLVKNQLETRTGQVELQRQAEKSISRSLIGKSAHMEQIRKYVAQYALLDTHLVVYGESGTGRHSVAGIIKDMMTNNEEMEYLTLALSSTTTMECIDDATNKQAPCVLVLDNLPELPEEVQRHLAQLLLARERCGKKNLRVVTIFESEPEEYITKNQLLPELYYLLNQGVVHVPPLRQRPDDIVEIFHYFLKLSCKKLGKALPNVDSNYLALLRSYPWPGNIRELRNIAELYAIGIVKLTGKERIYSQNDIQLPLDELVDDFEKQLIEDALFLHSGRVTDAASHLQIPRKKLYLRMKKHGIEKGNYKSR; from the coding sequence ATGATCAATAACCAATATTCAGTATTATTAGTCGATGATGATCAAGATGTTTTGGATTCATATTCTTATCTAATGAACATCTCATCGATAAAGTCGAAGGCCATTAACGACCCAACACAAGCGTTGCAATACGTCTCTCCTGACTGGGCGGGCGTTGTTATTCTAGACATGTATATGCCACAGATGCATGGTTTAGAATTGCTGAAACTGATTAAAAGTGTTGATGAGCGAATACCCGTTATTGTGATCACTGGGCACGGCGATATTCCGATAGCTGTGGATGCTGTGAAGCAAGGTGCGTGTGAGTTTTTAGAAAAGCCGATTAATCCTGCGGGTCTTTTAACATTGGTTAAGAACCAGCTTGAAACTCGCACTGGTCAGGTAGAGTTGCAGCGTCAGGCGGAGAAATCAATTTCACGTTCACTCATTGGTAAGTCCGCACATATGGAGCAAATCCGAAAATATGTCGCGCAATACGCTTTGTTGGACACGCACTTGGTAGTATATGGTGAGTCAGGCACTGGGCGTCACAGTGTTGCTGGGATCATCAAAGATATGATGACGAACAACGAAGAGATGGAATATCTCACTCTTGCGCTCAGCAGTACCACGACAATGGAGTGTATTGATGATGCGACTAACAAGCAGGCGCCGTGTGTGCTTGTGTTAGATAACTTACCCGAATTGCCTGAAGAGGTGCAACGGCATTTGGCTCAGTTGCTGCTAGCGCGTGAGCGTTGTGGTAAAAAAAATCTGCGTGTAGTGACAATTTTCGAGTCCGAACCGGAAGAGTACATCACTAAGAATCAATTGTTGCCAGAATTATACTATCTGCTTAATCAGGGAGTGGTTCACGTCCCTCCTTTGCGCCAGCGACCAGATGATATCGTGGAGATATTTCATTATTTCTTGAAATTGAGTTGTAAGAAATTGGGTAAAGCACTGCCAAATGTAGACTCTAACTATCTCGCTCTTTTGAGAAGTTACCCGTGGCCAGGTAATATCCGTGAACTACGAAACATTGCTGAGTTGTACGCTATAGGGATTGTCAAGCTGACAGGTAAAGAGCGTATCTACTCACAAAATGATATTCAGCTTCCATTAGATGAATTGGTGGACGATTTCGAAAAGCAACTCATAGAAGATGCGCTGTTTTTGCATTCTGGGCGAGTTACCGATGCCGCTAGTCATCTACAAATACCCCGAAAAAAGCTGTATTTAAGAATGAAGAAACACGGGATCGAAAAAGGCAATTACAAGTCGAGATAA